A stretch of the Dyella telluris genome encodes the following:
- a CDS encoding sugar porter family MFS transporter: protein MNAQVLAPSSAQSKATVVFVCILAALAGLMFGLDVGVISGATQFIQAEYKVSDHTIEWIVSSMMFGAAAGALAASWLSGHLGRKRSLVLGAVLFVIGSLLSGLASSPETLIASRVVLGVAIGIASFTAPLYLAEVAPEYIRGAMISTYQLMITIGILVAFLSDTAFSYSGAWRWMLGIIAIPGVLFLFGVLFLPDSPRWLLMRGRRQEAIDVLQRLRGDSDVVSREVADIDEQLKTPQRGWHMFTENRNFRRSVWLGVLLQLMQQFTGMNVVMYYAPRIFKEMGYDTAAQMWFTALVGLTNVLATFIAIALIDRWGRKPILYTGFTVMAVGLGVVGTMMHIGIHDQVSQIFTVAMLLMFIVGFAMSAGPLIWALCSEIQPLKGRDFGIGCSTFTNWACNYLVGISFLSLLNGIGNANTFWLYAALNAVFIVLTFWLVPETKGVTLEQIERNLMSGKRLRDIGR from the coding sequence ATGAATGCCCAAGTCCTCGCGCCATCCTCGGCGCAATCCAAGGCCACTGTCGTCTTCGTCTGCATACTCGCAGCGCTGGCGGGCCTGATGTTCGGCCTCGATGTCGGTGTCATTTCGGGTGCCACGCAGTTCATCCAGGCCGAATACAAGGTCAGCGACCACACCATCGAGTGGATCGTCAGCTCCATGATGTTCGGCGCCGCCGCTGGCGCCCTGGCCGCCAGCTGGCTGTCGGGCCACCTCGGCCGCAAGCGTTCGCTGGTGCTGGGCGCCGTGTTGTTCGTCATCGGCTCGCTGCTCTCGGGCTTGGCATCGTCCCCGGAAACGCTGATCGCTTCGCGCGTGGTACTGGGCGTGGCCATTGGCATCGCCTCGTTCACGGCGCCGTTGTATCTGGCCGAGGTGGCGCCGGAATACATCCGCGGCGCCATGATCTCCACCTATCAGCTGATGATCACCATCGGCATCCTGGTGGCGTTTCTTTCCGACACGGCGTTCAGTTACAGCGGCGCCTGGCGCTGGATGCTCGGCATCATCGCGATTCCCGGCGTCCTGTTTCTTTTCGGTGTGCTGTTTCTTCCGGACAGCCCGCGCTGGCTGCTGATGCGTGGTCGCCGGCAGGAGGCCATCGATGTGCTGCAGCGCCTGCGTGGTGACAGTGACGTGGTGTCGCGCGAAGTCGCCGACATCGACGAACAGCTCAAGACGCCCCAGCGCGGCTGGCACATGTTCACGGAGAACCGCAACTTCCGCCGCTCGGTGTGGCTGGGCGTGCTGCTCCAGCTGATGCAGCAGTTCACCGGCATGAACGTGGTGATGTATTACGCGCCGCGCATCTTCAAGGAGATGGGCTACGACACGGCCGCACAGATGTGGTTCACCGCGCTGGTGGGCCTGACCAACGTGCTGGCCACCTTCATTGCCATTGCACTGATCGACCGCTGGGGCCGCAAGCCGATTCTCTACACCGGCTTCACCGTGATGGCCGTGGGCCTGGGCGTGGTGGGCACCATGATGCACATCGGCATCCATGATCAGGTCTCGCAGATCTTCACCGTGGCGATGCTGCTGATGTTCATCGTCGGCTTTGCCATGTCGGCCGGCCCGCTGATCTGGGCGCTGTGCTCGGAGATCCAGCCGCTCAAGGGCCGCGATTTCGGCATCGGCTGCTCTACCTTCACCAACTGGGCCTGCAATTACCTCGTTGGCATCAGCTTCCTGAGCCTGCTCAACGGTATCGGCAACGCCAACACGTTCTGGCTTTACGCCGCGCTCAACGCGGTGTTCATCGTGCTCACCTTCTGGCTGGTGCCGGAAACCAAGGGCGTCACGCTGGAGCAGATCGAACGCAACCTGATGAGCGGCAAGCGCCTGCGCGACATCGGTCGCTAA
- a CDS encoding SMP-30/gluconolactonase/LRE family protein, with product MNMLATVAMQVRNTLGEGVTWCDRGQVLYWTDIHNATLWRYRPHDGALHQWSMPERLGCFALCEADGWLLLGLASGLSFFHPSTQTLVPVADVEADLPTRLNDGACDRQGRFVFGTLHEPASGPKQPVGGFWRLNHDLSLERLPLPGVAISNSVAFSPDGGTMYFCDSLSRRIDCCDYGDSVSHVRPFVTLDDPRGEPDGSAVDSEGGLWNAQWGLGRVVRYTPDGALHRIVDVPASQPTRPAFGGTDFATLYITSARDGLDDAKLASQPLAGALFVAEPGFHGLQEPRFAGPPPQVIAAASGSRPNH from the coding sequence ATGAACATGCTCGCCACGGTAGCCATGCAGGTACGCAACACGCTGGGCGAAGGTGTGACCTGGTGTGACCGCGGGCAGGTGCTGTACTGGACCGACATCCACAACGCCACGCTGTGGCGCTATCGCCCGCACGACGGCGCGCTGCACCAGTGGAGCATGCCCGAGCGGCTCGGCTGCTTTGCGCTGTGCGAAGCGGATGGCTGGTTGCTGCTGGGCCTCGCGTCGGGGCTTTCGTTCTTCCATCCGTCCACGCAGACCCTGGTGCCGGTGGCCGATGTGGAAGCGGACCTTCCCACGCGCCTCAATGACGGCGCCTGCGATCGCCAGGGGCGCTTCGTGTTCGGTACCCTGCATGAGCCGGCCAGCGGCCCCAAGCAGCCCGTGGGTGGCTTCTGGCGGTTGAATCACGACCTGTCACTGGAACGCCTGCCGCTGCCCGGCGTGGCGATCAGCAACAGCGTGGCGTTCAGCCCCGACGGCGGCACCATGTATTTCTGCGATTCGCTGTCGCGCCGCATCGATTGCTGCGATTACGGCGACAGCGTCTCCCATGTCCGCCCCTTCGTGACGCTGGACGACCCGCGCGGCGAACCGGATGGCTCCGCCGTCGACAGCGAGGGCGGCCTGTGGAACGCACAGTGGGGCCTGGGTCGCGTGGTGCGTTACACGCCAGATGGCGCGCTGCATCGCATTGTCGATGTACCCGCCTCGCAACCCACCCGGCCCGCATTCGGCGGCACGGACTTCGCCACGCTCTATATCACCAGCGCGCGCGACGGCCTGGATGACGCCAAGCTTGCGTCACAGCCCCTTGCCGGTGCACTGTTCGTCGCTGAGCCGGGTTTCCACGGTTTGCAGGAGCCGCGCTTCGCGGGTCCGCCGCCACAGGTCATCGCCGCCGCGTCGGGTTCGCGGCCCAATCACTAA
- a CDS encoding SDR family NAD(P)-dependent oxidoreductase, with product MTYATYPSLADRHVFITGGATGIGAAFVEHFAKQGARVSFIDIDEASGEQLAESLARCAHRPLFVRCDVTQLDALHAAIATARELNGKVAVLVNNAANDVRHAFGTTTEAEFDQNIAINLRHQYFATQAVRDDMRALGGGSVICLGSTGWMKKNAGYPMYAMAKSAVHGMVNGLARELGHDRIRINALVPGWVITEKQRRLWLDDAGKEEIARVQCMPGYLMAEDLARAALFLAADDSRMCTGQDFIVDGGWV from the coding sequence ATGACGTACGCGACCTATCCCAGTCTTGCCGATCGCCACGTGTTCATCACCGGTGGCGCCACCGGCATCGGCGCCGCCTTCGTGGAGCATTTTGCGAAACAGGGCGCGCGCGTGTCCTTCATCGACATCGATGAAGCCAGTGGCGAACAACTGGCAGAGAGCCTTGCCCGTTGTGCGCATCGCCCGCTGTTCGTCCGCTGCGATGTCACGCAGCTCGATGCCCTGCACGCCGCCATTGCCACCGCGCGCGAACTCAACGGCAAGGTCGCCGTGCTGGTGAACAACGCCGCCAACGACGTGCGCCATGCCTTCGGCACCACGACCGAAGCGGAGTTCGACCAGAACATCGCCATCAACCTGCGCCATCAGTACTTCGCCACGCAGGCCGTGCGCGATGACATGCGTGCGCTCGGCGGCGGTTCGGTGATCTGCCTGGGCTCCACCGGCTGGATGAAGAAGAACGCCGGGTATCCGATGTACGCCATGGCCAAGTCGGCCGTGCACGGCATGGTCAACGGGCTGGCGCGGGAGCTTGGCCACGACCGCATCCGCATCAATGCACTCGTGCCGGGGTGGGTCATCACCGAGAAGCAGCGTCGCCTGTGGCTGGACGACGCCGGCAAGGAAGAGATCGCCCGCGTGCAGTGCATGCCGGGCTATCTGATGGCCGAGGATCTTGCGCGCGCCGCGCTGTTCCTGGCCGCCGACGACAGCCGCATGTGCACCGGGCAGGATTTCATCGTGGACGGTGGCTGGGTATGA
- the dgoD gene encoding galactonate dehydratase, whose amino-acid sequence MKITRLTTYLVPPRWCFLRIDTDTGVIGWGEPIVEGRAHTVAAAVEELSDYLIGKDPRHIEDLWNVMYRGGFYRGGPVLMSAIAGIDQALWDIKGKDLGQPVHQLLGGPVRDRIRVYSWIGGDRPADTARAAKEAVARGFTAVKMNATEELQYVDTYAKVEQVIENVQAIREAVGPHIGIGLDFHGRVHKPMAKVLMRELEPFKLMFIEEPVLSDHLEALPELASISPAPIALGERLYTRYDFKRVLQIGGVDIIQPDPSHSGGITETRKIAAMAEAYDVALALHCPLGPIALAANLQLDAVCHNAFIQEQSLGIHYNAANDLLDYVKDRSVFAYNEGFVAIPNGPGLGISVNEEYVAERAAVGHRWRNPIWRHEDGSVAEW is encoded by the coding sequence ATGAAGATTACCCGCCTCACCACCTACCTCGTTCCACCGCGTTGGTGCTTCCTTCGCATCGACACCGATACCGGCGTGATTGGCTGGGGTGAGCCCATCGTCGAAGGCCGCGCGCATACCGTCGCCGCCGCGGTGGAAGAGCTGTCCGACTACCTGATCGGCAAAGACCCGCGGCACATCGAAGACCTGTGGAACGTCATGTATCGCGGTGGCTTCTACCGCGGCGGCCCGGTGCTGATGAGCGCCATCGCGGGCATAGACCAGGCGCTGTGGGACATCAAGGGCAAGGACCTTGGCCAGCCGGTGCACCAGCTGCTCGGCGGCCCGGTACGCGACCGCATCCGCGTGTACTCGTGGATCGGCGGCGACCGACCGGCCGATACCGCGCGCGCCGCGAAGGAAGCCGTGGCCCGCGGCTTTACCGCGGTGAAGATGAATGCCACTGAAGAACTGCAGTACGTCGACACCTACGCCAAGGTCGAACAGGTCATCGAGAACGTGCAGGCCATCCGCGAGGCGGTGGGCCCGCACATCGGCATCGGCCTGGACTTCCACGGCCGCGTGCACAAGCCGATGGCCAAGGTGCTGATGCGCGAACTGGAACCGTTCAAGCTGATGTTCATCGAAGAGCCGGTGCTTTCCGATCACCTGGAGGCGCTGCCGGAGCTGGCCTCCATCTCGCCCGCGCCCATCGCGCTGGGCGAACGCCTGTACACGCGCTACGACTTCAAGCGCGTGCTGCAGATCGGCGGCGTGGACATCATCCAGCCCGATCCTTCGCATTCGGGTGGCATTACCGAAACCCGCAAGATCGCCGCGATGGCCGAGGCCTATGACGTGGCGCTCGCGCTGCACTGCCCGCTCGGCCCCATCGCGCTCGCCGCGAACCTGCAGCTGGATGCGGTGTGCCACAACGCCTTCATCCAGGAACAGAGCCTGGGCATCCATTACAACGCGGCGAACGATCTGCTCGACTACGTGAAGGATCGCAGCGTGTTTGCCTACAACGAAGGTTTCGTTGCCATTCCGAACGGCCCGGGCCTGGGCATCTCGGTGAATGAAGAGTACGTGGCCGAACGCGCCGCGGTCGGTCATCGCTGGCGCAACCCGATCTGGCGTCATGAAGACGGCAGCGTGGCGGAGTGGTAA
- a CDS encoding 2-dehydro-3-deoxy-6-phosphogalactonate aldolase codes for MKAWLDPLPLVAILRGLTPDESVDIGHVLADAGFRMLEVPLNSPQPFDSIRRMVDALGSDYLIGAGTVLDPADVKRVADAGGRLIVMPHADVTVIRAAKDAGLTCVPGVATPTEAFAALAAGAAALKLFPAEQSSPAVLKAWRAVLPKDLAVLPVGGIAPDNMGPWLAAGANGFGIGSSLYAPGRPASDVATHARAFADAWRGHHAS; via the coding sequence ATGAAGGCATGGCTTGATCCCCTCCCCCTGGTCGCCATTCTGCGCGGACTGACACCCGACGAATCCGTCGACATCGGCCATGTGCTGGCCGACGCCGGGTTCCGCATGCTGGAAGTGCCGCTGAATTCGCCGCAGCCGTTCGACAGCATTCGCCGCATGGTGGATGCACTGGGCAGCGATTACCTGATCGGCGCCGGCACCGTGCTCGATCCGGCCGACGTGAAGCGCGTCGCCGATGCCGGTGGCCGCCTGATCGTGATGCCGCACGCCGATGTCACCGTGATCCGTGCCGCGAAGGACGCCGGCCTCACCTGCGTACCTGGTGTCGCCACGCCCACCGAAGCATTCGCCGCACTGGCCGCCGGTGCCGCTGCGCTGAAGCTGTTCCCGGCTGAACAATCCAGCCCCGCCGTACTCAAGGCATGGCGCGCCGTGCTGCCCAAGGATCTTGCGGTGCTGCCGGTCGGCGGCATCGCGCCGGACAACATGGGGCCGTGGCTTGCCGCCGGCGCCAACGGTTTCGGCATCGGCTCTTCCCTCTACGCACCCGGCCGCCCGGCCAGCGACGTCGCCACGCATGCCCGCGCGTTTGCAGACGCCTGGCGCGGCCACCACGCTTCTTAA
- a CDS encoding 2-dehydro-3-deoxygalactonokinase translates to MSTTLIGLDWGSTHLRAYRYDAQGAVLEKRALAHGIRHLPEGGFPVAFAQATDGWPDVPVLACGMVGSRNGWQEVPYLDTPTGVDRLADALTAMTTPDGRTLHLVPGLRDPGRPDVMRGEETQIVGVMAQSPDVARKGTLLLPGTHSKWVSLRDGVVTGFATMMTGELFGLLTQHSILGAQLPPAVDDAHAFVRGVDMARDSGAAGALSRVFSARTLMLDGTLPASSVPDYLSGLLIGDELRMAIAAGWADVQSQVHMVGEGPLCDRYLQAAARFGLAVQAAPDATTSHGLWRIADAAGLTSTHATA, encoded by the coding sequence ATGAGTACCACGCTGATTGGACTGGACTGGGGCAGCACGCATCTGCGTGCGTATCGCTATGACGCGCAGGGTGCCGTGCTGGAAAAGCGCGCGCTTGCGCACGGCATCCGCCATCTTCCGGAGGGTGGCTTTCCCGTCGCGTTTGCGCAGGCGACCGACGGCTGGCCCGACGTGCCGGTACTCGCCTGCGGCATGGTCGGCAGTCGCAACGGCTGGCAGGAAGTGCCCTATCTGGATACGCCCACCGGCGTCGACCGCCTGGCTGATGCACTGACCGCGATGACCACGCCCGACGGTCGCACGCTGCACCTTGTGCCCGGTTTGCGCGATCCCGGTCGGCCCGACGTGATGCGCGGCGAGGAAACCCAGATCGTCGGCGTCATGGCGCAGTCGCCGGACGTTGCACGCAAAGGCACGCTCCTGCTGCCGGGTACGCACAGCAAGTGGGTGTCGCTGCGCGATGGCGTGGTCACCGGCTTCGCCACCATGATGACGGGCGAACTGTTCGGCCTGCTGACGCAGCATTCGATCCTCGGCGCGCAGCTGCCGCCGGCCGTCGACGATGCGCATGCGTTTGTGCGCGGCGTCGACATGGCGCGCGACAGCGGCGCGGCCGGCGCGCTTTCGCGCGTGTTCTCGGCACGTACGCTGATGCTGGATGGCACGCTGCCGGCCAGCTCCGTACCGGACTATCTCTCGGGCCTGCTGATCGGCGACGAACTGCGCATGGCCATCGCCGCCGGCTGGGCCGACGTGCAAAGCCAGGTGCACATGGTGGGCGAAGGCCCGCTGTGCGATCGCTATCTGCAGGCTGCCGCGCGTTTCGGGCTGGCCGTGCAGGCCGCGCCCGATGCCACCACCTCGCACGGCCTGTGGCGCATCGCCGATGCGGCCGGCCTGACCTCCACCCACGCAACGGCATGA
- a CDS encoding FadR/GntR family transcriptional regulator — translation MMKPIAVRTLYGHVMRELGQRIVSGKVKPGEVLPPEHTLAENLQVSRTALREALKVLSAKGLIESRTGVGARVLEERHWNQLDSDVLSWRCASMPTDDFVDKLVEMREIIEPAAAAAAARRRTAAQLARIEEAYLAMAAAETLDAWSEADLVFHDAVLQATGNELMQSLFSVIETALGTFFTLSARNASNFRYSLPYHQKVFEAIKRKQPEVARKTMQTMIADSLENLQNNRSRTRRKASA, via the coding sequence ATGATGAAACCAATCGCCGTTCGTACCCTGTATGGGCACGTCATGCGCGAGCTGGGCCAACGCATCGTCAGCGGCAAGGTAAAACCCGGTGAGGTGCTCCCGCCCGAGCACACGCTGGCCGAGAACCTGCAGGTCAGCCGCACGGCATTGCGTGAAGCCCTGAAGGTGCTGTCCGCCAAGGGACTGATCGAATCACGCACGGGCGTAGGCGCCCGCGTCCTCGAAGAGCGGCACTGGAACCAGCTGGATTCGGACGTGCTGAGCTGGCGCTGCGCCTCCATGCCTACCGACGATTTCGTCGACAAGCTGGTGGAGATGCGCGAGATCATCGAACCGGCTGCTGCCGCTGCGGCTGCCCGTCGCCGCACGGCCGCCCAGCTCGCCCGCATCGAAGAGGCCTATCTCGCCATGGCCGCCGCGGAAACGCTCGATGCCTGGTCGGAGGCCGACCTTGTTTTCCATGATGCCGTGCTGCAGGCCACCGGCAACGAACTGATGCAGTCGCTGTTCTCCGTCATCGAGACCGCGCTTGGCACGTTCTTCACTCTCTCCGCGCGCAACGCCAGCAACTTCCGGTATTCGCTGCCCTACCACCAGAAGGTGTTCGAGGCGATCAAGCGCAAGCAGCCGGAAGTGGCGCGCAAAACCATGCAGACCATGATTGCCGACTCGCTCGAGAACCTGCAGAACAACCGCTCGCGCACGCGCAGGAAGGCCAGCGCATGA
- a CDS encoding aldose epimerase family protein produces MTSVVGLAALAMSAHAADARRETFGTMPDGTKVDAVVLSNAHGMQARILALGASVQSVTTPDRNGKGANIALGYATLDGYLSKPQYFGATVGRYANRIAKGRFSLDGHTYNVPVNDGANSLHGGTRGFDKVLWTIGEVKHDGDKASVTLSHVSPDGDMGYPGKLTVSVVYALDEKNQLSIDYRATTDKPTIVNLSNHAYWNLSGEGSGSVMDDLLTIAGDAYLPVDAGSIPTGEVRKVAGTPFDFRQAKPIGRDIRTNDPQLLNGRGYDHNWVISKDEAPALRMVARVEDPASGRVLTLKSAKPGLQFYSGNFLDGTTVGTGGHVYRQGDAFVLEPQLYPDTPNQASFGSARLEPGHEYRNLIVYEFTTESARGAH; encoded by the coding sequence ATGACTTCGGTGGTTGGATTGGCAGCGTTGGCGATGTCCGCGCACGCGGCGGATGCCAGGCGCGAAACGTTCGGCACCATGCCTGATGGCACGAAGGTGGATGCCGTCGTGCTGAGCAACGCGCACGGCATGCAGGCGCGCATCCTTGCCTTGGGAGCCAGCGTGCAGTCGGTCACCACGCCCGATCGCAACGGCAAGGGCGCGAACATCGCGCTGGGTTACGCCACGCTGGATGGCTACCTGAGCAAGCCGCAGTACTTCGGTGCAACGGTGGGTCGTTATGCCAACCGCATCGCGAAGGGCCGCTTCAGTCTGGACGGCCACACTTACAACGTGCCGGTGAACGATGGCGCCAATTCCCTGCATGGCGGCACGCGCGGCTTCGACAAGGTGCTGTGGACCATCGGCGAGGTGAAGCACGACGGCGACAAGGCCAGCGTCACGCTGAGCCATGTCAGCCCCGACGGTGACATGGGCTACCCCGGCAAGCTGACGGTGAGTGTGGTCTACGCGCTGGACGAAAAGAACCAGCTGTCCATCGACTACCGCGCCACTACCGACAAGCCGACCATCGTCAACCTCAGCAACCACGCCTACTGGAATCTCTCCGGCGAGGGCTCGGGCAGCGTGATGGATGATCTGCTGACCATTGCGGGTGATGCCTACCTGCCGGTGGATGCCGGCTCCATTCCCACCGGCGAGGTCCGCAAGGTCGCCGGCACGCCGTTCGATTTTCGCCAGGCCAAGCCCATCGGCCGCGATATCCGCACCAACGACCCGCAGCTGCTCAACGGCCGTGGCTATGACCACAACTGGGTCATCAGCAAGGACGAAGCACCCGCGCTGCGCATGGTGGCGCGCGTGGAAGATCCCGCCTCCGGTCGCGTGCTGACGCTCAAGTCGGCCAAGCCGGGCCTGCAGTTCTACTCCGGCAACTTCCTCGACGGCACCACCGTCGGTACCGGCGGGCACGTGTATCGCCAGGGCGATGCCTTCGTGCTTGAGCCGCAGCTTTACCCGGACACGCCCAACCAGGCGTCCTTCGGTTCGGCACGGCTGGAGCCGGGCCATGAGTACCGCAATCTGATCGTCTACGAGTTCACCACCGAGTCGGCGCGCGGAGCGCACTGA
- a CDS encoding cellulase family glycosylhydrolase, with protein MKYAMLAVAMGLAATFAAPSHARDAAERWTPAEAKAWYARQQWPLGSNYLPADAINQLEMWQADTFDPARIDLELGWAQQAGMNTMRVFLHDLLWQQDAAGLKKRMDTFLAIADKHGIKPIFVLFDSCWDPQPKLGPQRPPIPGVHNSGWVQSPGVAMTDESQYPRFEQYVKDIVGSFGKDKRILAWDVWNEPDNPGGGNYDPVEPKNKTEVVAKLLPQVFAWARSTAPTQPLTSGVWHNDDWSEIAKLNAVERTQIEQSDVISFHDYGWPETFAGRVKQLQKYGRPLICTEYMARGNGSTIDGVLPIAKKADVGMVNWGFVLGKSQTNMPWDSWQRPYTLAQPTLWFHDLFYGDGKPYRQREIDILRTLSHAPRGVVPAEALSFPMQATGSSR; from the coding sequence ATGAAGTACGCAATGTTGGCAGTGGCCATGGGCCTGGCGGCAACGTTTGCTGCGCCGTCCCATGCGCGGGATGCCGCGGAACGCTGGACCCCTGCCGAAGCCAAGGCCTGGTACGCCAGGCAGCAGTGGCCGCTGGGCAGCAACTACCTGCCCGCCGATGCGATCAACCAGCTCGAGATGTGGCAGGCCGACACCTTCGATCCGGCCCGCATCGACCTGGAGCTGGGCTGGGCGCAGCAGGCCGGCATGAACACCATGCGCGTGTTCCTGCATGACCTGCTGTGGCAGCAGGATGCCGCCGGCCTGAAGAAGCGCATGGATACGTTCCTGGCGATTGCCGACAAGCACGGCATCAAGCCGATCTTCGTGCTGTTCGATTCGTGCTGGGACCCGCAGCCCAAGCTGGGCCCGCAGCGCCCGCCGATTCCGGGCGTGCACAACTCTGGCTGGGTGCAGAGCCCCGGCGTGGCGATGACGGATGAAAGCCAGTACCCGCGCTTCGAGCAGTACGTGAAAGACATCGTCGGCAGCTTCGGCAAGGACAAGCGCATTCTTGCCTGGGACGTGTGGAACGAGCCCGACAATCCGGGCGGTGGCAACTACGACCCGGTGGAACCGAAGAACAAGACCGAGGTCGTCGCCAAGCTGCTGCCGCAGGTGTTCGCCTGGGCGCGCAGCACGGCGCCCACGCAGCCGCTGACCAGTGGCGTCTGGCACAACGACGACTGGTCCGAGATCGCCAAGCTCAATGCGGTCGAGCGCACCCAGATCGAACAGTCCGACGTGATCAGCTTCCACGACTACGGCTGGCCAGAAACCTTCGCGGGCCGCGTGAAGCAGCTGCAGAAATACGGTCGCCCGCTGATCTGCACGGAGTACATGGCGCGCGGCAACGGGTCGACCATCGATGGCGTGCTGCCGATCGCCAAGAAGGCCGACGTCGGCATGGTGAACTGGGGCTTCGTGCTGGGCAAGTCGCAGACCAACATGCCGTGGGATTCCTGGCAGCGTCCCTACACGCTGGCGCAGCCGACGCTGTGGTTCCACGACTTGTTCTACGGCGACGGCAAGCCCTATCGCCAGCGCGAGATCGACATTCTGCGCACGCTCTCGCACGCGCCGCGCGGCGTGGTGCCGGCCGAGGCGCTGAGTTTTCCCATGCAGGCGACCGGCTCGAGTCGCTGA